A section of the Salmo trutta chromosome 4, fSalTru1.1, whole genome shotgun sequence genome encodes:
- the LOC115191611 gene encoding mucin-5AC: protein MLPQQPQLLQQQRQILPQQPQLCGYNNHSCSDNNHSCSHNKHSFPHNNHSCFYDNNSCGYNNPICSINNHSCSPNNRICSNNSHTFSHNSHSCSLNNHSCSHNNHSSSKDNYNWGYNNHGYSNNIHSCSHNKHSYSNNNHSCSDHSYNWFFNHYHNTCSSTTKVKVRLRTTPVANTTARSTSPVVNTTAPPTTPVVNTTAPPTTPVVNTTAQSTTPIVNTTARSTTTTAVPAAATTIAVPAAATTTAVPAAATTTAVPAAATTTAVPAAATTTAVPAAATTTTAVPAAATTIAVPAAATTTAVPAAATTTAVPAAATTTTAVPAAATTTTAVQAAATTTAVPAAATTTTAVQAAATTTVVPAAATTTAVASTDPPSSSEGTLILQFSLIETFTSDLANPSSSAFKALAGKVVSEVNTIFAKTPSFLRSIVNSFKKGSVVTNMTVVFRNKSSVPSASSAQATFTISNTSLNIISGSVSVESSVNSGSAPRPTAFCLAALPLTLALLMVQLLAN, encoded by the exons ATGCTCcctcaacaaccacagctgctccaacaacaacgaCAGATacttccacaacaaccacagct CTGCGGCtataacaaccacagctgctctgacaacaaccacagctgctcccataACAAGCACAGCTTCCCTcataacaaccacagctgcttctACGACAACAACAGCTGCGGCTATAACAACCCTATCTGCTCcatcaacaaccacagctgctcccctAACAACCGCATCTGTTCTAACAACAGTCACACCTTCTCCCACAACAGTCACAGCTGCTCcctcaacaaccacagctgctcacACAACAACCACAGCAGTTCCAAAGACAACTACAATTGGGGCTACAACAACCACGGATACTCCAACAACATCCACAGCTGTTCCCACAACAAACACAGCtactccaacaacaaccacagctgctctgaCCACAGTTACAACTGGTTCTTCAACCACTACCACAACACCTGCTCCTCCACCACCAAAG TCAAGGTTCGATTGAG aactaccccagtagccaacacaacagctcgttcaactagcccagtagtcaacacaacagctcctccaactactccagtagtcaacacaacagctcctccaactaccccagtagtcaacacaacagcacAATCAACTACCCCAATtgtcaacacaacagctcgttCAACTACCACCACCGCTGTTCCGGCAGCAGCCACCACCATCGCTGTTCCGGCAGCAGCCACCACCACCGCTGTTCCGGCAGCAGCCACCACCACCGCTGTTCCGGCAGCAGCCACCACCACCGCTGTTCCGGCAGCAGCCACCACCACCGCTGTTCCGGCagcagccaccaccaccaccgctgtTCCGGCAGCAGCCACCACCATCGCTGTTCCGGCAGCAGCCACCACCACCGCTGTTCCGGCAGCAGCCACCACCACCGCTGTTCCGGCagcagccaccaccaccaccgctgtTCCGGCAgcagccaccaccaccactgctgtTCAGGCAGCAGCCACCACCACCGCTGTTCCGGCAgcagccaccaccaccactgctgtTCAGGCAGCAGCCACCACCACCGTTGTTCCGGCAGCAGCCACCACCACTGCTGTCGCATCAACTGACCCTCCATCTTCTAGTGAAGGAACTCTGATTCTTCAGTTCAGTCTCATTGAGACATTCACCTCGGATCTTGCCAACCCGTCCTCTTCAGCATTCAAGGCTCTGGCTGGCAAAGTGGTCTCGGAG GTGAACACGATTTTTGCTAAAACCCCAAGCTTCCTTCGTTCCATTGTCAACTCATTCAA GAAAGGATCTGTAGTTACCAACATGACTGTCGTGTTCAGAAACAAATCTTCAGTTCCCAGCGCATCCAGCGCACAGGCAACTTTCACCATCAGTAATACCTCCCTGAACATCATATCGGGCAGCGTCAGTGTTG AGTcatcagtcaattcaggaagtgctCCCCGACCCACTGCCTTCTGTCTGGCTGCCTTGCCTCTCACTTTGGCACTGCTAATGGTCCAGTTGCTGGCTAACTAA